CTGGCCTCATTCGGCCTCCTGCCCTGGCTAGAGTTTCAGGCCACATTCGGCGGAACCGTCTATGACAATGCAGGCCAAATCGCACAGATCACACTCACCGCTCTGGCAGTTCTTCTCTGTGCCTTTCTGCCTGCAAACTTCCGGATCATGGCGCTGGAAAACTCGCATCGCAAGTTTCACCTCTCGATGCAGGATGTGACCCAAGCCTACGCCACAACGCATGCCGCTGACCGTGCGGGCATGTTCAACATCAAAACCGAATTTGACGGCATTCGCGAGCGCCTGGCCTATATGCGAGAGCATCCGGATCTTGAGACGCTTGAACCGCAGATCCTTGAGATAGCAGCACAGATGTCTTTCATCAGCCGGGATTTGGCCGAGGTCTATTCTGATGACAAGGTCGACCGCGCCCGAGCCTTCCTCAAACAACGCCAGCAGGAGGTCGAGATCTTCAATCAGCGCATTGATCAGGCGAAAGGGGTCATTCACAGCCTGAAACACTGGTCTCAGGACGTTGAAACCGAGGAAAGCATCGCGCAAAGTCAGATCGCACGGTTGCGCGAGGAGTTGCAGGACATCCTGCCCGAGCTGGAGCAAGAGCCAGAGCTCGCCCTGCCCGAGTTTGAGCCACCCAAAAACGGCTATGTCTTTGGCCTTCACCAGACGCCTGCAGAGTGAGCAATCTTTCCAGGCAGATGACCATTTGACCCGCGCCCCGGCATCAGGCATGACCGAGGCATGGGCAAAACTGCTTCCTTTTCGTGCACCGCATGCGGTGCTGTGCATTCCAAATGGTCTGGGCGGTGCGAGGCGTGCGGCGAGTGGAACACGATTGTCGAAGAGGCACAACTTTCGACCGGCCCGGCCTCCAAATCTCTGGGTTCTAAACGTGGCACACCCATTCAACTAGCCGATCTGGCCACCGAAGAGGCCCCGCCCCCGCGCACGCAATCGGGCATAGCAGAGCTTGACCGCGTTTTGGGCGGCGGGCTTGTCCCGTCTTCAGCGATTTTGGTGGGGGGCGATCCGGGCATCGGCAAATCCACCTTGCTGTTGCAGGCTGCGGCCAAGTTCGGCGCTGCGGGGGTTAAGGTGTTCTATGTCTCAGGCGAAGAGGCCAGCGCTCAGGTGCGCCTGCGTGCCCAGCGGCTTGGCCTTGGCGATGCACCGGTGCAGCTGGCCACAGCCACCTCGCTGCGCGATATTCTCACAACGCTCGAGGCCGAAAAACCCGATCTCGTGATCATTGACTCGATTCAGACCATGTGGGCCGACAATGTCGAAAGCGCGCCGGGCTCCGTGGCGCAGGTCCGCGCCTCGGCCCATGAGCTGACCACCTTTGCCAAGCGAAAGGGCACGTCCGTCATACTCGTGGGCCACGTCACCAAGGAGGGCCAGATCGCAGGTCCCCGTGTTGTCGAGCATATGGTCGACACCGTGCTTTATTTTGAAGGCGAACGCGGACATCAGTTCCGTATTTTGCGCAGCGTCAAAAACCGATTTGGCCCGGCAGATGAAATCGGCGTTTTTGAGATGACTGGTGCTGGGCTGGCCGAAGTAACCAACCCCTCTGCGCTTTTCCTGTCAGACAGAGGCGATCCTGCGCCGGGTTCCGTCGTGTTTGCAGGCATCGAAGGCACACGGCCTGTTCTGGTCGAAATGCAGGCGCTTGTCGCCCCCACTCCGCATTCCCAGCCCCGACGCGCTGTGGTGGGCTGGGACAGCGCGCGTCTCGCCATGATTCTGGCGGTGCTGGAGGCGCGGTGTGGCATTCCCTTTGCGGGCTTGGATGTCTATCTCAACGTCGCAGGCGGCATCAAAATCAGCGAACCCGCCGCCGATCTGGCCGTTGCAGCCGCCCTCTTGAGTGCCCGAGAAGACACAGCATTGCCCCAAAACTGTGTCCTTTTCGGCGAAATCAGCCTGTCTGGTGCCCTCAGACCGGTTGCTCAAACCGGAAACAGGTTGAAAGAGGCCAAAAAACTTGGTTTCACATCAGCCATCCTTCCTTCGGGTGGAAAATCCGAGGGGTCGGGCGGGCTGACGCTCACGCAGATGAGTGATCTGACCGGCTTTGTAGGTGAGATTTTCGGCGCGGGCTGACCTGCGTCATTGGGACAGGAAAGAGCAAATGGAAGGCTTTACCATCATTGACGGCATCGTGGTGCTTGTCATCGTGTTGTCTGCGCTTTTGGCCTATTCGCGAGGCTTCGTGCGCGAATCGCTGGCCATCGCAGGTTGGGTTGTCGCAGCCATTCTGGCTTTTGTCTTTGCCCCGCAGGTTGAACCGTTGGTCAAGGAAATCCCCGTCCTGAGCGATCTGATCGGCGAAAATTGCGAATTGTCTATGATCGGCGCCGCAGCGCTTGTTTTTGCCGTGGCTCTGATTGTGTCTTCCCTGATTACTCCACTTTTTTCATCCATTGTGCAGCGCTCTGCCCTGGGTGGATTGGACCAGGGGGCCGGGTTCCTCTTTGGTGTGGCACGCGGCATTCTCCTCGTTGCGATTGCCTATTTCGTCTATGAAACGGTCATCAGCGGCCAGAACATCGAGATTGTCGACGACAGCCGCTCAGCGCGCGTGTTCTCGCAACTTACCGAGAAGATTCAAGATGGCGACCCTGAACAAGCTCTGGGATGGGTTACGCAGCAATATGAGCAGCTTGTCAGCGCCTGCGACGAATCTCAGTAATCAATTGCACAACTTCAAATTCGGTTGATGTGTCGCGAAATACCATTTTCGCGACACATTTTTGAACTCTTGATCTTGCTTATGTGAATTGCTTTGCAAGTTCGGAGGTCAAAATAGTTGCCCGCAGTTTCTTTGCCATAAGCAACGACAATCTGGTTGTCGATAGCAGCTCCAATGGAGCGATTGTTGGCAATCCCGTGATCAACAACTCCGACACCCCAAATGGCACAGTGTTCACTTATTCCGCCGGCGGCGGCACCACTGTCACGATTGATGATACAGGCGGCGATCCGGACATTTTTGAAGATGACAACACAGCCGGGCATTCCGTCACAGACGGCGGTGGAATCGTGTCAAATGGAACACTTGTTGAAGCAGAGTCCCTGATTTTCGTGCGGGCACTGGACATCAATGGCAATTTGACCGGCCCAACCATCACAATCACGGTGTTTTCCCAAAATGGCGTCACCGGGAACGTGTGGGGATTTTCTCCCGACATCGAGCTTCAGGATGGCGTCCAGTATGAAAAAACGGGCGGCTCCAATATCGGCAGTTCGTCCTACAACACGTTCGTCACCTGTTTTGCGTCCGACACGCGCATTGTAACGCCAGATGGCTGCAAGACCATCGATACGCTTCACATCGGTGATCTGGTTTGGACGATGCGGGACGGTTTTCAGCCTGTAAACTGGATTGGCAGAACCGAGGTCACTGCCGAAGGCGCCTTTGCGCCCATCGTCGTACCTAAGGGCGTGTTTGGCAACACGCGTGATCTCGTCTTGTCGCAAGAACACAGATTGCTCCTGCGCGCACCAGAAGCTGAGCTGCTCTTTGGCTACACTGACGTCTTGATCGCCGCAAAGTATCTTTGCGGATTTGAAGGTATACACATCCGGACCGGCGGCACGATCCGCTATGTCCATGTCATGTTCGACCAGCATCAGATTGTTGAAACAGATGGTGTTCTCAGTGAAAGTTTCTTCTTAACGCGCCAGGCTCTGACGGGCTTGGAACGCACCCAAACAGAAGAACTGCTGGCACTGTTCCCGTCCCTGGAAGAACACATCGAAGCGTTTGGACACACGGCCGCACGTACATTGAAACGCCACGAGGCCAGCCTTTTGCTGGATCATATGACAAAACGCGCTGCTTGACCCTTGAGGTGAACAATTTGCGTTACGTTAATTCCGCTCTGGATACGTGATAGTTTCGTGACATATGCCCTCAGACACCCTATTTAGTGGGTCCAAGCGTAAAGGGATTCGGAGCTGCCCGTTGTCCGACAAAACCATGCCGCCCTCTCATCCGTTCGATGACGATAAACTGCGCGAAGAATGCGGGATTTTTGGGGTTTACGGCGTCTCCGATGCCGCCAATTTCGTCGCTCTCGGTCTGCACGCCCTGCAACACCGCGGACAAGAGGCGGGCGGCATAGTCGCCCATCACCCCGATCACGGGTTCAATTCCGCCCGGCGATTTGGTTATGTGCGCGACAACTTCACCCGCCAATCCCTTATGGAAACCCTGCCTGGCCCACTGTCGATAGGCCATGTGCGCTACTCCACCGCAGGCGGCAAAACACCCGTGATCCGGGACGTGCAACCGTTCTTTGGCGAGTTTGCCATGGGTGGGGCGGCGATTGCGCATAATGGCAATATCACCAATGCCGATGCGCTGCGCAAAGAGCTGGTCGAGCGCGGCTCGATCTTTCAGTCCAATTCCGACAGCGAATGCATCATTCATCTGATGGCCCGCTCATTGCAACGCACGATCCCTGAACGCATGGAAGACGCCCTGCGTCGGGTTGAGGGCGCGTTTTCCATCGTGGCCATGACCCGCAGCAAGCTGATTGGCGTGCGCGATCCGCTGGGCGTGCGCCCCTTGGTGCTGGGTCAGGTGGGCGATGGCTGGGTGCTTAGCTCGGAAACCTGTGCGCTGGATATCATCGGGGCCAAGTATGTCCGCGAGATTGAACCCGGCGAAATGGTTGTCATTAACGGTAACGGGGTGGAAAGCCACCGCCCATTCCGGCCGCAGCCTTCGCGTTTCTGCATCTTTGAGCATGTCTATTTCTCACGTCCCGACAGTATCATCGGGGGTCAATCCGTCTATGAAACGCGCCACCAGATCGGCGTGGAACTGGCCAAGGAAAGCCCGGTGGAGGCAGATCTCGTCTGTCCTGTGCCGGACTCAGGCACCCCAGCGGCCATTGGCTTTAGCCACGAAAGCGGAATTCCCTACGCGATGGGTATCATCCGAAATCAATACATGGGCAGGACATTCATCGAGCCCACAGAACAGATCCGCAACATGGGCGTGCGGCTTAAACTGAATGTCAACCGTGCACTCATCGAAGGCAAACGCGTGATACTTGTGGATGACAGCGTGGTGCGCGGCACCACCAGCCGCAAGATCAAGGACATGATCCTGGATGCAGGCGCCAAGGAGGTTCACTTCCGCATCGCAAGCCCTCCGACCGCGTGGCCCTGCTTTTACGGTGTGGACACACCCAATCGCGAAAAGCTCTTGGCGGCCACCATGTCCGAGGATGAGATGCGCGAACACCTGGCTGTCGACAGCCTGAAATTCATCTCGCTCGATGGGCTTTACCGCGCCGTCGGAGAGGCCAAAGGCCGCGACAAATCCTGCCCGCAATATTGCGATGCCTGCTTCTCGGGGGACTATCCGGTGGAACCGTCAGATCAGATCGAGAAGGGTTTTGAGCTGAAGGCAGCGGAGTGATCGACCTTGCAAACGACCCGCGCTGGCAACGGTTCAATGACACAGGGTATGAATGCCCGTGCTGTGGTGAGAGCTTTGACGGTATTTTTGACATAGCTTTTGACCACCCTGAGGTTTGGCCGCATGGTAATCGCGCGCAAAGCGGAGAAGCCACCCTAACAATTGGGGAAGACAAACTCGGGAGCGAGTATTGTGTTTACAATGAGCACCGCTTTGTCCGATGTCTGGTTGAACTGCCCATTTTTGGCAGCTCGGAACGATTTGCATTCGGCGCGTGGGGCAGTCTGCATCCTGACAATTTCACTGCCTATGTGCAGGCGGTTCAAGATAACACTGAGGACAGATTTGAAGGCTGTTTTTCCTGGCTGAGTAATGCATTGCCGGGTTTTTCTGACTGCGATTCAATCGGATGCGATTTCAAACCCATCGATACGAGAACACGTCCTAGGCTTTGGGCGCAGGATGGCCCCTTGAGAGATGCGCAAGTCAAGGGTATCACCTTCGATCAGCTTCTCGACATCTACCAAGAATCCGGCAGCGACATACGACCGCATCTGATGCAGAGCTAAGTTTTCGAAAGAGATGCCCGGTTGGGTTTTCGAGCAGGCTGCCCTACGCTGCGCTGCGGCAATTTTCCGCTCTTTCCAGACCACGCCCCTTTCAAAACCCCACAAAGAGGCCTATCTGCCCCGCCGACCGGTGCGAATTGCACCCAGCGGAAAGAAACTAGATACCATGGCGACAGACGACACCACCCAGACCCCGCCAGAAACCCTGTCAGCGGCCACACTGCGCGCGGACTATCGAAGCGCCCACAACCGCCCGCTTCTGATCGGCACGGTCCTCGCGCCCAAGGAACGCAGCGCGCTCTTGCGGCTAAACGGGCGTATCAGCAAGGTCACGGTCGGCGACCGCATCGGACAGACCGAGATTGCCGCAATCGAAGAAGGCCGCGTGGTGCTGTCGCTGCTCGGCTCAACCTACGACCTGCGGCTGCCTGGTTGATATGCGTCACCAAATATCGGGCGCAGTGTGCCACCACATGTCTTTTGGCGATGCCATTCACTTGAATAGACATTCCGCCGGATTTTCCTGAAAAATTCGAGGCACAAAAAGGAAAAACGCCGCCCCAAAGAGGCGGCGCCAATTCTCAACCTTAGAGAGTATCAGGCTTTGCGACTTTTGATCGCCTGCCAGCCACCCCAGACCACCATTGCGGCAATCACAGCCTTGATCGCATCGCCGAGCAGGAACGGTGCCATCCAGCCCGTCCAAAGCTCGGGCAGTGTCTTGCCAAGAGCCGCGGCTGGCCAGGCCAGGCCGGGAATATATAGCAAGAGCGAGATCACAGCGCCGCAAATCGCGGTTGAAACCACGCCTTTGGCCAGACCTTTCTCAACCGCCAGACCGGCCAGAAACGCCATGCCGACGAAACCGTAGAGGAACCCGGCGGTCGGACCGACAAGCGCGGCTGTCGCCATACCGTTTGAAAAGACGGGGAAGCCCATTGCACCGTAGGCCAGGTAGGTCACCAGAGTGGCGGCTCCAAGGCGCGACCCAAAGGTGAAACCCACAATCAGAATCGCCAGACCCTGCAGTGACATCGGCACCGGCCAGCCCACGCTCGCCTGTGCGACAAGCGAGATGAACAGCGCACCACCGAGGACCAGCCCCAGCTTGCGGATCAGGCCTTCATGGCCAAGAATTGCCTTGCTCAGAACAGTGTCTTGCATATCGAGCGTCCTTTCATGTCCCGTGTTTGGGATTTGTTTTTCGCACGCACGTGAGAAAGTCAAGCGAATGCGCTTGATTTGGACCTCTGCCTTGTGAGAAGGGAGCGGCCATGAACGATGCAAAAGTCAGAAAAATCGCTCTGATCACGGGGGCATCACGCGGTCTGGGCGCAGGCTGCGCGCTGGAATTGGCCAAGACCCATCACGTGGTAGCCGTCGCGCGCACGACCGGCGGGTTGGAAGAGCTTGACGACCAGATCAAGGCAGGCGGTGGCGAGGCCACACTTGCCCCCATGGATATTACCGTGGAAGGCGCGATGGCGCAGCTCTGTCGGTCTATCTATGACCGCTGGGGCAAAATTGACATCTGGGTGCATACGGCCATTCATGCAGCTCCCCTGTCGCCGACCGCCCATATAGAGATGAAGGACTGGAAAAAGTCCGTCGACATCAACATCACTGCGCTCACCCGCCTGATCGGCTTTGTCGCGCCGCTTCTGGGCGATACCGGTCGAGCGCTGTTTTTTGAGGACGCGCGCGCAGGCGAGAAATTCTTCGGCAGCTACGGCGCCACAAAGGCCGCACAGATGGCACTGGTGCGCAGTTGGCAGGCCGAGACCATCAAGATCGGCCCCAAGGTCAATATCCTGACCCCGGCACCGATGAACACCGCCACCCGTGCGCGGTTTTTTCCCGGAGAGGACCGAAGCGCCCTTTCACAGGCCAATGAGGAGGCCGCGCGGCTTTTGGCGGGGATTTAGCGGGCGTTTAGAAAGGCCAAAGATGAAATTGAATTGGCCACCATTCACGCGACGGGTGGTCAAGCCGGGCTCAAGGTGGTCACTCAACCGCAAGCACCCAAGATCACCGCATAAGACCACCCGCTTGCCCCGCTCTCTTACCCCGGATAGACAGCGGTAAACGGCACCCCGCCACCGCAACCCCAAGGAGCAGCGTTTGCGCATTCTCATTACAAATGACGATGGCATCTCGGCGCCTGGCCTGGCGGTGATGGAAGATATCGCGACCGAACTCGCAGGCCCCAATGGCGAGGTTTGGGTTGTCGCCCCTGCCTTTGAGCAATCCGGTGTCGGCCACTGTATTTCTTTCACCAACCCGATGATGATCGCCGAAATGGGTCCGCGCCGCTTTGCCGTGCAGGGCAGTCCGGCCGATTGCGTGCTAGCCGCAAAGCATGACGTGATGGCCGACGCGCCACCCGACCTCGTTCTTTCAGGTGTCAACAGAGGTAACAACTCGGCCGAAAATGCGGTCTATTCCGGCACCGTGGGAGCGGCCATGGAAGCCGCACTTCAGGGGCTGCCTGCGATTGCACTCAGCCAATATTACGGGCCGCGCAACAAAGACCTCGATGACAAGTTTGAGGCCGCACGCATCCACGGGCTGGCCACTGTGCGCACTCTTCTGGACAAGGGCATCTGGAGCAAAGATGACTATGGCATTTTCTACAACGTGAATTTCCCCCCAGTTCCGGGCGCCGAGGTCAAGGGCCTGCGCGCTTGCCGCCAGGGGTTCCGCCGCGACATGGGGTTTGGCGTCAAACCGCATCATTCGCCCTCGGGGCGCAAATTCCTGTGGGTGACCGGCGCGCCACAGCAGCAACCCACTGCTGAAGGATCAGATGCGGATTGGAATTTAAAAGGGTATATTTCCGCAACCCCCATGCGTGCGGACCTGACCGCACATGATGTTCTGGATGCGCTGACGGCGATTGAATGAGCCAAAGATGA
This DNA window, taken from Roseovarius sp. S88, encodes the following:
- the purF gene encoding amidophosphoribosyltransferase, with protein sequence MPPSHPFDDDKLREECGIFGVYGVSDAANFVALGLHALQHRGQEAGGIVAHHPDHGFNSARRFGYVRDNFTRQSLMETLPGPLSIGHVRYSTAGGKTPVIRDVQPFFGEFAMGGAAIAHNGNITNADALRKELVERGSIFQSNSDSECIIHLMARSLQRTIPERMEDALRRVEGAFSIVAMTRSKLIGVRDPLGVRPLVLGQVGDGWVLSSETCALDIIGAKYVREIEPGEMVVINGNGVESHRPFRPQPSRFCIFEHVYFSRPDSIIGGQSVYETRHQIGVELAKESPVEADLVCPVPDSGTPAAIGFSHESGIPYAMGIIRNQYMGRTFIEPTEQIRNMGVRLKLNVNRALIEGKRVILVDDSVVRGTTSRKIKDMILDAGAKEVHFRIASPPTAWPCFYGVDTPNREKLLAATMSEDEMREHLAVDSLKFISLDGLYRAVGEAKGRDKSCPQYCDACFSGDYPVEPSDQIEKGFELKAAE
- the surE gene encoding 5'/3'-nucleotidase SurE yields the protein MRILITNDDGISAPGLAVMEDIATELAGPNGEVWVVAPAFEQSGVGHCISFTNPMMIAEMGPRRFAVQGSPADCVLAAKHDVMADAPPDLVLSGVNRGNNSAENAVYSGTVGAAMEAALQGLPAIALSQYYGPRNKDLDDKFEAARIHGLATVRTLLDKGIWSKDDYGIFYNVNFPPVPGAEVKGLRACRQGFRRDMGFGVKPHHSPSGRKFLWVTGAPQQQPTAEGSDADWNLKGYISATPMRADLTAHDVLDALTAIE
- a CDS encoding DUF2199 domain-containing protein produces the protein MIDLANDPRWQRFNDTGYECPCCGESFDGIFDIAFDHPEVWPHGNRAQSGEATLTIGEDKLGSEYCVYNEHRFVRCLVELPIFGSSERFAFGAWGSLHPDNFTAYVQAVQDNTEDRFEGCFSWLSNALPGFSDCDSIGCDFKPIDTRTRPRLWAQDGPLRDAQVKGITFDQLLDIYQESGSDIRPHLMQS
- a CDS encoding Hint domain-containing protein, yielding MNCFASSEVKIVARSFFAISNDNLVVDSSSNGAIVGNPVINNSDTPNGTVFTYSAGGGTTVTIDDTGGDPDIFEDDNTAGHSVTDGGGIVSNGTLVEAESLIFVRALDINGNLTGPTITITVFSQNGVTGNVWGFSPDIELQDGVQYEKTGGSNIGSSSYNTFVTCFASDTRIVTPDGCKTIDTLHIGDLVWTMRDGFQPVNWIGRTEVTAEGAFAPIVVPKGVFGNTRDLVLSQEHRLLLRAPEAELLFGYTDVLIAAKYLCGFEGIHIRTGGTIRYVHVMFDQHQIVETDGVLSESFFLTRQALTGLERTQTEELLALFPSLEEHIEAFGHTAARTLKRHEASLLLDHMTKRAA
- a CDS encoding DNA repair protein; translation: MTRTMRTAAAIVSQALNRLALLAFSIAALLLVGATALASFGLLPWLEFQATFGGTVYDNAGQIAQITLTALAVLLCAFLPANFRIMALENSHRKFHLSMQDVTQAYATTHAADRAGMFNIKTEFDGIRERLAYMREHPDLETLEPQILEIAAQMSFISRDLAEVYSDDKVDRARAFLKQRQQEVEIFNQRIDQAKGVIHSLKHWSQDVETEESIAQSQIARLREELQDILPELEQEPELALPEFEPPKNGYVFGLHQTPAE
- the radA gene encoding DNA repair protein RadA → MGKTASFSCTACGAVHSKWSGRCEACGEWNTIVEEAQLSTGPASKSLGSKRGTPIQLADLATEEAPPPRTQSGIAELDRVLGGGLVPSSAILVGGDPGIGKSTLLLQAAAKFGAAGVKVFYVSGEEASAQVRLRAQRLGLGDAPVQLATATSLRDILTTLEAEKPDLVIIDSIQTMWADNVESAPGSVAQVRASAHELTTFAKRKGTSVILVGHVTKEGQIAGPRVVEHMVDTVLYFEGERGHQFRILRSVKNRFGPADEIGVFEMTGAGLAEVTNPSALFLSDRGDPAPGSVVFAGIEGTRPVLVEMQALVAPTPHSQPRRAVVGWDSARLAMILAVLEARCGIPFAGLDVYLNVAGGIKISEPAADLAVAAALLSAREDTALPQNCVLFGEISLSGALRPVAQTGNRLKEAKKLGFTSAILPSGGKSEGSGGLTLTQMSDLTGFVGEIFGAG
- a CDS encoding CvpA family protein; its protein translation is MEGFTIIDGIVVLVIVLSALLAYSRGFVRESLAIAGWVVAAILAFVFAPQVEPLVKEIPVLSDLIGENCELSMIGAAALVFAVALIVSSLITPLFSSIVQRSALGGLDQGAGFLFGVARGILLVAIAYFVYETVISGQNIEIVDDSRSARVFSQLTEKIQDGDPEQALGWVTQQYEQLVSACDESQ
- a CDS encoding SDR family NAD(P)-dependent oxidoreductase yields the protein MNDAKVRKIALITGASRGLGAGCALELAKTHHVVAVARTTGGLEELDDQIKAGGGEATLAPMDITVEGAMAQLCRSIYDRWGKIDIWVHTAIHAAPLSPTAHIEMKDWKKSVDINITALTRLIGFVAPLLGDTGRALFFEDARAGEKFFGSYGATKAAQMALVRSWQAETIKIGPKVNILTPAPMNTATRARFFPGEDRSALSQANEEAARLLAGI
- a CDS encoding biotin transporter BioY, which codes for MQDTVLSKAILGHEGLIRKLGLVLGGALFISLVAQASVGWPVPMSLQGLAILIVGFTFGSRLGAATLVTYLAYGAMGFPVFSNGMATAALVGPTAGFLYGFVGMAFLAGLAVEKGLAKGVVSTAICGAVISLLLYIPGLAWPAAALGKTLPELWTGWMAPFLLGDAIKAVIAAMVVWGGWQAIKSRKA